CCGACGCGGTGATGAGCCTCGACAACGTGATCGCGATCGCCGGCGCGGCCAAGGACAGCATGATTCTGATCGTGCTCGGTCTGCTCATCAGCGTGCCGATCATCGTATGGGGCAGCAAGCTGGTGCTGGTGCTGATGGAGCGTTACCCGCTCATCATCACCGCGGGCGGTGCCCTGCTCGGATGGATCGGCGGCAGCATGTTGGCGAGCGACGTGGCGATACACGACTGGGTCGCCGCGAACGCGCCGTGGCTTCCCCTTGCCGCGCCCGTCGCCGGTGCCGTTCTCGTGGTCATTGCCGGCAAGCTGATGGCACGGCACCTGCGGCCGGCACTCGCCTCGGCCGCGGTCGGCAAGCGCGCCGCACGCACCTCCCAACACCAATGAAACCGGGCCCGTGGACACGCTGAAATTCCTGCTCGCCGTCGATGGTTCCGATGATTCGCAGCGGACGGTGGACCACGTGATCCATCTTCTTCCCTGGTACAAGCCGCGGGTCGAGATCGATCGTCTGAATGTCCAGCTGCCGATTCTCTCGGGCAACGTGAAGACGTTCATCAACCGGGAGCAGTTGGAGGAGTACTACCGGGACGAAGGTCATGCGGCGCTCAAGTCGGCGCGCGAACGGCTCGACCGCGCGGGCGTGGCGTACTCGTTTCACGTCGCAACCGGGGCCCCGGCCGAAGTCATCGTGGAGTATGCGAAGAAGCGTCGCTGTCACCAGATCTGCATGGGGTCGCGCGGACTCGGGGCCGTGGCCGGCTTGCTCCTGGGGTCGGTCGCGTCCAAGGTCATCCATCTCGCTCCTTGCCCGGTCCTGCTCGTCAAATGAGATGCCCTGGGCCGTGAATGCTAATTGCTTGCGCACAGCCGGTTTCGGCGATCGCCGCCGGACCGATCCTCCCAAAACCTCAATAGGAGCACGCAATGCCCGAGGAAACGAACCCCGTAGTGCGTAGACGCCCCGCTGCTCTTGTTGCGGCGGCGGTCCTGGCCGGTGTTTCGGCCGCGAGCCCCGCCGTGGCGGCATGGGAGCCCACCAAACCCATCGAGTTCGTGGTGCCTGCCGGGACCGGAGGGGGCGCCGACCAGATGGCTCGCCTCATTCAGGGCATCGTCACCAAGTACGGGCTCACGAACCAGCCCCTGGTGGTGGTCAACAAGGCGGGAGGCGCCGGGGCCGAGGGCTTCCTCGACGTCACGCAGAAGAGCAAGGGCGATCCGCACAAGATCATCATCACGCTTTCCAACCTCTTCACCACCCCGCTTGCGACCGGTACCCCCTTCAACTGGAAGGACATGACGCCGGTATCGATGATGGCGCTCGACCAGTTCGTGCTGTGGGTGAATGCCGAGAAACCCTACAAGACGGTGCAGGAATACCTCGCCGCGGCGAAGGCGGCCGGCCCCGGCAAGTTCAAGATGGGCGGGACGGGCTCCAAACAGGAAGACCAGATCATCACCGTCGGCCTCGAGAAGGCCACCGGTGCCAAGTTCACCTACGTACCGTTCAAGGGCGGCGGTGAAGTCGCGGTGCAACTGGTTGGCAACCACATCGATTCGACCGTCAACAACCCGATCGAGGCGGTGTCGCAGTGGCGGGCCGGCCAGTTGCGACCCCTGTGTGTCTTCGACGACGAGCGGATACCCTATAAGCAGAAGATCACCGACACGCAGTCGTGGAACGATATCCCGACGTGCAAGGAGGCTGGCGTCAACCTCGACTACGTCATGCTCCGCGGCATCTTCATGCCCAGCGGCGTCACGCCGGAACAGGTCGCTTATTTTCAGAACCTGATGAAGAAGGTGCGGGAGACCGCCGAGTGGAAGGAGTTCATGGAAAAGGGCGCCTTCAACCAGACGACGATGGCCGGCGACGAGTACAAGAGCTGGCTTGCGAAGGCCGAGGGTGCCCACAAGCAGCTGATGGAAGAGGCGGGTTTCCTCGCCAAGTGAGCGCCGCATGAGCAATCCCGGCGAGGAACCGGGCGAGGCGCGCCGAGGACCGTCGGTCGCGGTGGTGGAGGTGATCACCGCGGCTGTCCTCTTTGCGGTCGGAGCGATCGTGGTCTACGACAGCCGGCGGCTTGGTTCGGGGTGGACCGCGGACGGTCCCCAGTCCGGCTATTTCCCTTTCTATATCGGCCTCCCCCTTTGCGTTTCGGCCGCGGCGATCGCGTTTCGAGCGCTGTCGGCCGGAGGAGGGCGGGAGATTTTCGTCGACGGGAAGCAGGTGCGGCAGATCCTCACCGTACTCCTGCCCGCCGCGGTTTACGTCGGGCTCATCCATTTTCTCGGAATCTACGTTGCGTCCGCGCTGTACATCACCGTCTTCATGAACTGGCTCGGCCGCTACAGCATCGCACGCGCGATCCTGGTCGGTGTCGGTGTCGGCGTGCTGTTCTTCTTCACGTTCGAGAAGTGGTTCGCGGTCCCGCTGCCCAAAGGACCGATCGAACGCATGCTAGGCTTCTAGAAGGGGAGGCCGCGTTGGCAGAGCTCAGCTCTCTGTTCCATGGTTTTGCCGTCGCGTTGAGCGGCTACAACATCGTGCTCATGTTCGTCGGCATCGTGCTCGGTGTTCTGATCGGTGTGCTTCCCGGTCTGGGCGGGGCGAACGGCGTGGCGATCCTGCTGCCGCTCACCTTCACCATGCCACCAACCTCGGCCATCATCATGCTCTCCTGCATCTATTGGGGGGCGCTTTTCGGTGGTGCCATCACATCGATCCTCTTCAATATCCCCGGCGAGCCATGGTCGGTTGCCACCACCTTCGATGGTTACCCGATGGCGCAACAAGGACAGGCCGGCGAGGCGCTGACGGCAGCGTTCACTGGGTCGTTCGTCGGCGCCTTTGTCGCCGTGCTGATGATCACTTTTCTGGCGCCGCTGGTGGCGAAGTTTGCCCTCCAGTTCGGGCCGCCGGAGTTCTTCGCGGTGTACATGCTGACCTTCTTCAGCTTTGTCGGCATGGGCAAGGGTTCGCCATTCAAGACGCTCGCTGCCATGATGCTCGGCTTCGCACTGGCGGCGGTGGGTCTCGATACGGTGACCGGACAGCTGCGTCTCACGTTCGGATCTACCGAATTGATGCGTGGCTTCGATTTTCTGGTTGCGGTGATCGGTCTCTTCGGTGTGGGCGAGATTCTCCTCACGATGGAGGAGGGGCTCGCGTTCAGGGGGCAGAGCGCACGGATCAATCCGGCGGTCGTGCTGGAGACCTGGAAAAAGCTACCTCGTTACTGGATGACGATC
This genomic interval from Betaproteobacteria bacterium contains the following:
- a CDS encoding TerC family protein, producing MDVASPQFWVALLQIIAIDILLGGDNAVVIALACRKLPPRLRNRGILWGVFGAIALRVALIFFAITLLRIPYLKIVGALLLLWIGVKLLLPEDDGGHEIEASNHLLGAIKTIIIADAVMSLDNVIAIAGAAKDSMILIVLGLLISVPIIVWGSKLVLVLMERYPLIITAGGALLGWIGGSMLASDVAIHDWVAANAPWLPLAAPVAGAVLVVIAGKLMARHLRPALASAAVGKRAARTSQHQ
- a CDS encoding universal stress protein; translation: MKFLLAVDGSDDSQRTVDHVIHLLPWYKPRVEIDRLNVQLPILSGNVKTFINREQLEEYYRDEGHAALKSARERLDRAGVAYSFHVATGAPAEVIVEYAKKRRCHQICMGSRGLGAVAGLLLGSVASKVIHLAPCPVLLVK
- a CDS encoding tripartite tricarboxylate transporter substrate binding protein, whose translation is MPEETNPVVRRRPAALVAAAVLAGVSAASPAVAAWEPTKPIEFVVPAGTGGGADQMARLIQGIVTKYGLTNQPLVVVNKAGGAGAEGFLDVTQKSKGDPHKIIITLSNLFTTPLATGTPFNWKDMTPVSMMALDQFVLWVNAEKPYKTVQEYLAAAKAAGPGKFKMGGTGSKQEDQIITVGLEKATGAKFTYVPFKGGGEVAVQLVGNHIDSTVNNPIEAVSQWRAGQLRPLCVFDDERIPYKQKITDTQSWNDIPTCKEAGVNLDYVMLRGIFMPSGVTPEQVAYFQNLMKKVRETAEWKEFMEKGAFNQTTMAGDEYKSWLAKAEGAHKQLMEEAGFLAK
- a CDS encoding tripartite tricarboxylate transporter TctB family protein, with product MSNPGEEPGEARRGPSVAVVEVITAAVLFAVGAIVVYDSRRLGSGWTADGPQSGYFPFYIGLPLCVSAAAIAFRALSAGGGREIFVDGKQVRQILTVLLPAAVYVGLIHFLGIYVASALYITVFMNWLGRYSIARAILVGVGVGVLFFFTFEKWFAVPLPKGPIERMLGF
- a CDS encoding tripartite tricarboxylate transporter permease — its product is MAELSSLFHGFAVALSGYNIVLMFVGIVLGVLIGVLPGLGGANGVAILLPLTFTMPPTSAIIMLSCIYWGALFGGAITSILFNIPGEPWSVATTFDGYPMAQQGQAGEALTAAFTGSFVGAFVAVLMITFLAPLVAKFALQFGPPEFFAVYMLTFFSFVGMGKGSPFKTLAAMMLGFALAAVGLDTVTGQLRLTFGSTELMRGFDFLVAVIGLFGVGEILLTMEEGLAFRGQSARINPAVVLETWKKLPRYWMTILRSCVIGCWMGITPGGATPASFMAYGVAKRTSRNGEKFGTGQLEGVVAPETGAHAAGTSALLPMLALGIPGSPTAAVLLGGLIMWGLQPGPLLFVEQKDFVWGLIASMYLGNIAGLIVVLTSVPLFAAILRIPFSIIAPLIIVVCAIGAYTVHGAMLDVWLMLLFGVVGYVFKKLNYPLAPMVLALVLGDKAEDAFRQSMLFSQGSLSIFWSNWLVGSIATLAIVMLFWPLLSAAIRKIRSGRIEAFEQERE